From a region of the Halomonas sp. HL-93 genome:
- the dnaJ gene encoding molecular chaperone DnaJ → MSQRDYYEVLGVEKGADQKEIKKAYRRLAQKYHPDRNPDDDTAAEKFREVSEAYEVLTDSEKRAAYDQFGHAGVDGQGGFGGGGFGGGGAGDFSDIFGDVFGDIFGGGGGRRRGPNAPARGSDLRYNLELDLENAVAGTTVDIRVPRHIECDRCDGGGAEPGSSKDTCPTCHGHGQVRMQQGFFAVQQTCPTCHGSGQHIKVPCHKCNGEGRVRETRTLSVKIPPGVDTGDRIRLNAEGESGVNGGPPGDLYVQVAIKPHHIFQRDGKHLQCDVPINFVDAALGGELEVPTLDGRVKLKIPPETQTGKLFRLRGKGVKPVRGGAPGDLLCKVVVETPVNLNDEQQDLLRQLQKSLDGTNSHSHSPKKTGFFDSVKKFFEEMKP, encoded by the coding sequence ATGTCCCAACGCGATTATTATGAAGTCCTGGGTGTCGAAAAAGGGGCTGATCAGAAAGAGATCAAGAAGGCCTACCGTCGCCTGGCGCAAAAGTATCACCCCGACCGTAACCCGGATGATGACACCGCTGCGGAGAAATTCCGTGAGGTATCGGAAGCCTACGAAGTCTTAACCGACAGCGAAAAACGTGCCGCTTACGATCAGTTTGGCCATGCCGGGGTTGACGGCCAAGGCGGCTTTGGTGGCGGAGGTTTTGGCGGCGGTGGCGCTGGCGATTTCAGCGACATCTTTGGCGATGTGTTTGGCGATATTTTCGGTGGCGGCGGTGGACGTCGGCGCGGCCCCAATGCGCCTGCACGGGGCTCTGATCTGCGCTATAACCTTGAGCTGGACCTGGAAAACGCAGTGGCCGGTACCACGGTCGATATCCGCGTACCGCGGCATATTGAATGCGATCGCTGCGATGGCGGCGGTGCTGAACCAGGTTCAAGCAAAGATACCTGTCCAACGTGCCATGGCCACGGCCAAGTGCGTATGCAGCAAGGTTTCTTCGCCGTTCAGCAAACCTGCCCGACCTGTCATGGCTCTGGCCAACACATCAAAGTGCCGTGCCATAAATGTAACGGCGAAGGTCGCGTGCGCGAGACCCGGACGCTGTCGGTGAAGATTCCCCCAGGCGTGGACACCGGCGACCGCATCCGTTTGAATGCGGAAGGCGAAAGCGGCGTCAACGGCGGCCCTCCGGGCGATTTGTATGTCCAGGTAGCCATCAAGCCGCACCATATCTTCCAGCGTGACGGTAAGCACCTGCAGTGTGATGTGCCGATCAACTTTGTTGATGCCGCCCTTGGCGGGGAGCTGGAAGTGCCGACGCTCGACGGGCGCGTGAAGCTGAAAATTCCGCCGGAAACCCAAACCGGCAAGCTATTCCGTCTGCGCGGTAAAGGCGTGAAGCCCGTGCGTGGCGGTGCTCCTGGCGATCTGCTATGCAAAGTGGTGGTGGAAACCCCGGTCAATCTCAATGACGAGCAGCAAGACCTGCTGCGTCAGCTACAAAAGAGCTTGGACGGCACCAACAGCCATAGCCATTCGCCGAAGAAAACCGGCTTTTTCGATAGCGTGAAGAAGTTTTTTGAAGAGATGAAGCCGTAA
- a CDS encoding metal-binding protein ZinT gives MTYRQKVTALALSALLISGIQSVHADDHAHDHDHDHDHDHDHDHDHDHDHSHDHDSDIYAGYFDDEQVKDRPLSDWEGDWQSVYPYLEDGTLDEVFEHKASEGDKTAEEYKAYYDTGYQTDVERIVIEGQNVTFYEDGEQRTGEYQFDGYEILTYEAGNRGVRYIFELEEAADELPQYIQFSDHSIYPTDASHFHLYWGDDREALLEEVTNWPTYYPSALDGDEIVDEMIAH, from the coding sequence ATGACGTATCGTCAAAAAGTCACTGCGCTTGCGTTAAGCGCTTTACTGATTTCAGGTATACAAAGTGTGCATGCTGATGATCATGCTCACGACCACGACCACGACCACGACCACGACCACGACCACGACCACGACCACGACCACGACCATAGCCATGACCATGATAGCGATATCTACGCAGGCTACTTTGACGATGAACAAGTGAAGGATCGTCCACTCTCAGACTGGGAAGGTGATTGGCAGTCGGTATACCCCTACCTGGAAGACGGTACGCTTGACGAGGTTTTTGAGCATAAAGCCTCTGAGGGCGACAAAACCGCCGAGGAATACAAAGCATATTACGATACGGGTTATCAAACGGATGTGGAGCGTATCGTTATCGAAGGGCAAAACGTCACCTTCTATGAAGACGGCGAGCAGCGTACGGGGGAGTATCAATTCGATGGCTATGAGATATTAACCTACGAAGCTGGTAACCGTGGGGTACGCTATATCTTTGAGCTTGAAGAAGCCGCTGATGAGCTTCCTCAATACATCCAGTTTAGTGACCATAGTATCTATCCCACTGATGCGTCACATTTTCACCTCTATTGGGGCGATGACCGCGAAGCCCTACTGGAAGAAGTTACTAACTGGCCGACGTATTATCCCTCGGCGCTGGATGGTGATGAAATCGTCGATGAGATGATCGCCCACTAA
- the grpE gene encoding nucleotide exchange factor GrpE encodes MAKEPQTPLDDELARHEQEAETPEQEAEDRLVEGELEGLINDEEAIVDSVDDGSEADALAAQVQDLEQRLAEANDQSLRAAAEAQNVRRRAELEAEKARKFALEKFVKDLLPVVDSLEKALESMQEDASDVHREGVSMTLKMQLDVLNKFGVESIEPQGEPFDPQVHEAMAMVPNPELEPNTVMEVMQKGYSLNGRLVRPAMVVVSQKASES; translated from the coding sequence ATGGCAAAAGAACCGCAAACGCCACTAGATGACGAGCTGGCTCGCCACGAGCAAGAAGCAGAAACCCCGGAGCAAGAGGCGGAAGATCGCTTGGTTGAAGGCGAGCTGGAAGGCTTGATTAATGACGAAGAAGCGATTGTTGATAGCGTCGATGACGGCTCCGAAGCAGATGCCCTGGCCGCTCAGGTACAAGACCTGGAGCAACGTCTGGCAGAAGCCAACGACCAATCGCTAAGAGCGGCCGCTGAAGCGCAAAACGTGCGTCGTCGAGCGGAGCTTGAAGCCGAAAAGGCGCGCAAATTTGCCTTGGAAAAGTTTGTTAAAGACCTGTTGCCGGTCGTCGACAGCCTGGAAAAAGCGCTCGAATCCATGCAGGAAGACGCCTCAGACGTTCATCGAGAAGGCGTCTCAATGACACTGAAGATGCAGCTTGATGTGCTGAACAAGTTTGGTGTCGAAAGCATTGAGCCCCAAGGCGAACCCTTCGACCCGCAAGTTCATGAAGCCATGGCGATGGTGCCGAATCCTGAGCTCGAGCCCAACACCGTCATGGAGGTAATGCAAAAAGGCTACTCATTGAATGGACGTCTTGTACGCCCAGCGATGGTAGTCGTTAGTCAGAAAGCGAGTGAGTCATAA
- the recN gene encoding DNA repair protein RecN, which produces MLTQLAIRDYAIVEHLELDLTHGMTAITGETGAGKSILLGALGLCLGERADAGSVRHGSERTDLSARFDIQHLPAAIEWLSSRELPCDECLLRRVVTASGRSKAWINGQPATISDLKSLGERLVQIHGQHAHQALMREETHLALLDDYAGLREAAQQLAATYHDWRSTNRRLKQRKEAGSEVEAKRQLLRYQVEELDQLGLAEGELETLENEQHTLAHADETLRETQFAADCCASDEGGALSLLNQAYTHLSALPGSDKGTLANTLAMLSDARIQIEEAASELNHFASTTELDPERLAWVEQRLADVHRIARKHHVAPDEVCALHAELTREVAELDNSDNDIETLSAQLANYRERYRGEAKRLSEARQKAAVQLGKEVQQQLTFLAMGKARFEVAVTPRDTPAAEGLDHVHFLISANPGQPARPLTKVASGGELSRISLAIQVVAASHSTIPSLVFDEVDVGVSGATAEIVGQLLRKLGENGQVMTVTHLPQVAAQAHQHLHIEKRAKRDTTLTQMALLDEQGRVSELARMLGGVTLSDQTLAHAREMLNASQRKPH; this is translated from the coding sequence ATGCTGACTCAGCTTGCTATTCGAGATTACGCGATCGTTGAGCATCTAGAGCTCGACCTGACGCATGGCATGACCGCCATTACCGGCGAAACCGGGGCGGGTAAATCAATTTTATTGGGAGCATTGGGCCTTTGCTTGGGTGAGCGCGCCGATGCCGGCAGTGTGCGCCACGGCAGTGAGCGCACAGACCTATCGGCGCGATTCGATATTCAGCACTTGCCCGCTGCCATCGAGTGGCTGAGTAGCCGGGAACTCCCCTGCGACGAGTGCTTGTTGCGGCGCGTGGTAACCGCAAGTGGACGCTCCAAGGCCTGGATCAATGGACAGCCGGCCACGATCAGCGACCTAAAATCGCTGGGTGAACGGCTGGTACAGATTCACGGCCAGCATGCCCACCAAGCGTTAATGCGTGAAGAAACTCACCTCGCGCTGCTCGATGATTATGCGGGACTTCGCGAGGCGGCACAGCAGCTTGCCGCGACGTATCACGACTGGCGCAGCACCAACCGGCGCCTTAAACAGCGCAAGGAAGCCGGCAGCGAAGTGGAAGCCAAACGACAACTGCTGCGTTATCAGGTAGAAGAACTCGACCAGCTGGGGCTTGCGGAAGGCGAATTGGAAACACTGGAAAACGAGCAGCACACGCTGGCCCACGCCGACGAAACCTTACGTGAAACACAATTTGCCGCCGACTGCTGCGCCAGCGATGAAGGCGGCGCCCTGTCGCTGCTTAACCAAGCTTATACGCATTTAAGCGCCTTACCAGGGAGCGACAAAGGTACGCTGGCCAATACCCTCGCCATGCTCAGCGATGCGCGCATTCAGATTGAAGAAGCGGCCAGCGAACTCAACCATTTCGCCAGCACCACCGAGCTCGACCCGGAACGCTTGGCTTGGGTGGAGCAGCGCTTGGCTGATGTTCACCGTATCGCCCGCAAACACCATGTCGCACCGGATGAGGTCTGTGCACTGCACGCTGAGCTGACTCGCGAAGTTGCTGAGTTGGACAACAGCGATAACGATATTGAAACCCTGAGCGCCCAGCTCGCCAACTACCGTGAGCGCTATCGCGGCGAGGCCAAACGGCTAAGCGAAGCACGCCAAAAAGCGGCTGTGCAATTGGGTAAAGAAGTTCAGCAGCAGCTTACCTTTCTGGCCATGGGCAAGGCGCGCTTCGAAGTTGCCGTCACCCCACGCGACACACCGGCAGCGGAAGGCCTCGACCATGTCCACTTTTTAATCAGCGCTAACCCCGGCCAACCCGCCAGACCGCTCACCAAGGTGGCGTCAGGCGGTGAGCTTTCGCGCATTAGCTTGGCCATACAGGTCGTCGCCGCGTCTCACTCGACCATTCCAAGCCTGGTGTTTGATGAAGTCGACGTGGGAGTGTCCGGCGCCACCGCGGAAATCGTTGGCCAACTGCTGCGCAAGCTCGGCGAAAACGGTCAGGTAATGACCGTCACTCACCTGCCCCAGGTGGCCGCACAGGCTCACCAACATCTACACATTGAAAAACGCGCTAAGCGCGATACGACCCTGACGCAGATGGCCCTTCTCGATGAACAGGGTCGTGTGAGCGAACTCGCCCGCATGCTGGGCGGCGTCACGCTCTCTGACCAAACCCTTGCCCACGCACGTGAAATGCTCAACGCAAGCCAACGCAAACCGCATTAA
- the fur gene encoding ferric iron uptake transcriptional regulator: MADKNHELRKAGLKVTLPRVKILQILETASGQHHLSAEEVYKTLIDAGEDVGLATVYRVLTQFESAGLVIRHNFDGGHAVFEMTQEDHHDHMVCLESGEIVEFVDEIIERRQQEIAEEHGYELVDHALVLYVRPRGSDVTRQDSGPTNKK; encoded by the coding sequence ATGGCCGATAAGAACCATGAATTACGTAAAGCCGGGCTGAAAGTGACCCTGCCGCGTGTCAAAATCCTGCAGATTCTCGAAACTGCTTCGGGTCAGCACCACCTTAGCGCAGAAGAAGTGTATAAAACACTGATAGATGCGGGCGAAGATGTGGGACTGGCAACTGTTTACCGTGTACTGACCCAGTTTGAGTCGGCTGGCCTCGTCATTCGTCACAATTTCGATGGCGGTCATGCGGTATTTGAGATGACGCAAGAAGACCACCATGACCACATGGTGTGTTTAGAAAGCGGTGAAATCGTCGAATTCGTCGACGAAATCATTGAGCGTCGTCAACAAGAAATCGCTGAAGAGCACGGCTACGAATTAGTGGACCATGCCTTGGTGTTGTACGTTCGCCCTCGTGGATCGGACGTCACGCGCCAAGACAGTGGACCTACTAACAAAAAGTAG
- the dnaK gene encoding molecular chaperone DnaK — protein sequence MGRIIGIDLGTTNSCVSVLDGDSAKVIENAEGGRTTPSIIAYTDDGETLVGQAAKRQAVTNPENTLYAIKRLIGRRFKDDVVQKDIKMVPYKITEADNGDAWVEVKGKKMAPPQVSAEVLKKMKKTAEDYLGETVTEAVITVPAYFNDSQRQATKDAGRIAGLDVKRIINEPTAAALAYGMDKSRGDKTIAVYDLGGGTFDISIIEVADVDGETQFEVLATNGDTFLGGEDFDLALINYLVDQFKSDSGIDLSGDNLAMQRLKEAAEKAKIELSSAQQTDVNLPYITADNTGPKHLNVKVTRAKLESLVDDLVQRSMEPCKVALKDAGLSASEIDDVILVGGQTRMPLVQQKAAEFFGKEARKDVNPDEAVAVGAAIQGGVLGGDVKDVLLLDVTPLTLGIETLGGVMTPLIEKNTTIPTKKTQTFSTADDNQTAVTIHAVQGERKQVSQNKSLGRFDLADIPPAPRGVPQIEVAFDLDANGILNVSAKDKATGKEQSIVIKASSGLTDEEIDQMVRDAEAHADEDKKFEALVQLRNQADGMIHATRKTLEEAGDKATDDEKQAIETAITELEEATKGDDQELIQQKLDALTEASGKLAQKMYAEQAEGAEQPGEEGVDQGKSKPEEDVVDAEYEEVNDEQKKQ from the coding sequence ATGGGACGCATTATTGGTATTGATTTGGGCACCACCAACTCTTGTGTATCGGTGCTCGATGGTGACAGTGCAAAAGTCATTGAAAATGCGGAAGGCGGCCGTACCACACCGTCTATCATCGCTTACACCGACGACGGTGAAACGCTCGTTGGCCAGGCAGCCAAGCGCCAAGCGGTCACCAACCCAGAAAACACGCTATATGCCATCAAGCGTCTAATCGGCCGTCGTTTTAAAGACGATGTCGTACAAAAAGACATTAAAATGGTGCCTTACAAAATTACCGAAGCGGATAACGGTGACGCTTGGGTAGAAGTGAAAGGTAAAAAAATGGCGCCGCCGCAGGTCAGCGCGGAAGTGCTTAAGAAAATGAAGAAGACGGCGGAAGATTACCTCGGCGAAACTGTTACCGAGGCGGTCATTACGGTACCGGCTTACTTCAACGACAGCCAGCGTCAGGCTACCAAGGATGCGGGTCGCATCGCTGGTTTGGATGTTAAGCGCATCATCAACGAGCCGACCGCAGCAGCGCTCGCCTACGGTATGGACAAGTCTCGCGGCGATAAAACCATCGCGGTCTACGACCTGGGCGGCGGTACCTTCGATATTTCGATCATCGAAGTCGCCGATGTTGACGGCGAAACCCAGTTTGAAGTGCTGGCAACCAATGGCGACACTTTCCTGGGCGGCGAAGACTTTGACCTGGCGTTGATTAACTATCTGGTTGACCAGTTCAAGTCGGACAGCGGTATTGACCTATCCGGTGACAATCTGGCCATGCAGCGCCTGAAAGAAGCTGCCGAGAAAGCCAAAATCGAGCTTTCCAGCGCCCAGCAAACCGACGTCAACCTGCCGTACATCACGGCGGACAACACAGGGCCGAAGCACCTTAACGTGAAGGTGACCCGTGCCAAGCTGGAATCGCTGGTAGATGACCTGGTACAGCGCTCAATGGAGCCGTGCAAGGTTGCCCTGAAAGATGCTGGCCTGTCGGCATCAGAAATTGACGACGTGATCCTGGTCGGTGGCCAGACGCGCATGCCGCTGGTCCAGCAGAAAGCCGCTGAGTTCTTCGGTAAAGAAGCACGTAAAGACGTTAACCCTGACGAAGCGGTGGCCGTGGGTGCTGCGATTCAGGGCGGCGTTCTGGGCGGCGACGTTAAAGATGTACTGCTGCTCGACGTTACCCCGTTAACCTTGGGTATCGAAACCCTGGGGGGTGTAATGACACCGCTGATCGAGAAAAACACCACTATTCCGACCAAGAAGACGCAAACCTTCTCCACGGCGGATGACAACCAGACGGCGGTGACCATCCATGCCGTGCAAGGCGAGCGTAAGCAAGTATCGCAGAACAAGTCGCTGGGTCGCTTCGATCTTGCCGATATTCCGCCCGCGCCGCGCGGTGTGCCGCAAATCGAAGTGGCTTTCGATCTGGATGCCAACGGTATTCTGAACGTATCAGCCAAAGATAAGGCAACCGGCAAAGAGCAGTCGATTGTTATCAAGGCGTCTAGCGGTTTGACCGATGAAGAAATCGATCAAATGGTACGCGATGCCGAAGCCCACGCGGACGAAGATAAAAAGTTTGAAGCGCTGGTGCAATTGCGTAACCAAGCAGACGGCATGATTCACGCTACGCGTAAAACGCTGGAAGAAGCCGGTGACAAAGCGACCGATGACGAGAAACAAGCCATCGAAACCGCTATCACCGAGTTGGAAGAAGCCACTAAAGGCGACGACCAAGAGCTGATTCAGCAAAAACTCGACGCGCTCACCGAGGCGTCAGGCAAGCTGGCACAAAAGATGTACGCCGAGCAGGCAGAAGGCGCTGAGCAGCCGGGTGAAGAGGGCGTCGACCAAGGCAAATCGAAGCCTGAAGAAGACGTGGTTGACGCTGAGTACGAAGAAGTCAACGACGAGCAAAAGAAACAGTAA
- a CDS encoding lysozyme inhibitor LprI family protein, which translates to MTPYLPLLITLAPLATRFCKRLLSIGLLVSSSVVTADAGCDNASTQLALTECSAQAYQSADDELNEAYQALVSKLEKNPATLEKLRDAQRAWISFRDAECALESGGVEGGSAQPMVRNGCLATLTKQRTERLREHAHCEEGDLSCPR; encoded by the coding sequence ATGACCCCCTATTTGCCTTTACTGATCACATTGGCCCCACTTGCTACGCGCTTTTGCAAACGCTTGCTGAGCATCGGGCTTTTGGTCTCAAGCAGCGTGGTAACCGCAGACGCGGGGTGCGATAACGCGAGTACACAACTAGCACTAACGGAATGTTCCGCGCAGGCATATCAATCGGCCGATGATGAGCTTAACGAAGCGTATCAAGCCCTTGTTAGCAAGCTGGAGAAAAATCCAGCGACGCTTGAAAAGCTGCGCGATGCCCAACGGGCCTGGATCAGCTTTCGAGACGCTGAATGCGCGCTTGAGAGCGGCGGCGTAGAAGGCGGCAGCGCACAACCCATGGTACGTAACGGATGCCTTGCAACGCTGACAAAGCAGCGCACCGAGCGACTGCGCGAGCATGCACATTGTGAAGAGGGGGATCTGAGCTGTCCGCGCTAA
- a CDS encoding DMT family transporter has translation MDNLQERPTKGILLRILSGVLFTGMLVSIKAVSDVVPVGQSVFFRSLFALLPIVVFLALRREFPRGLATRRPLGHALRSGLGAAAMFASFGAVALLPVAEATLLAQLTPVFMAVGGVLLLGERFSLHRAGAIVFALLGMAVLVLPGLEADEAGGQLPGYALGALSALLTAGALLTVRRISRTETAGAIAFYFILVSSLAGLATLPMGWAALSPEEFGLLVLSGLFGGAAHIAMTLALRNAEASRLAPFEYIALVWPVLADWVLFGIPVSSGFLLALPLMLSGVALAAMEGRRFRWLLRR, from the coding sequence ATGGATAACCTCCAGGAGAGGCCCACTAAAGGTATTTTGCTTAGGATTCTCTCTGGTGTGCTATTTACCGGCATGTTGGTGAGCATCAAGGCGGTCAGTGACGTTGTGCCGGTGGGCCAGTCGGTATTTTTCCGCTCGCTGTTTGCGCTGTTGCCCATAGTGGTATTTCTTGCCCTGCGCCGGGAGTTTCCTCGCGGGCTGGCAACGCGTCGCCCGCTGGGGCATGCGTTGCGCTCTGGCTTGGGGGCGGCGGCGATGTTCGCGTCCTTTGGGGCGGTCGCGCTATTGCCGGTTGCCGAGGCTACGTTGCTCGCCCAGTTAACGCCGGTGTTCATGGCCGTTGGTGGGGTTTTGCTATTGGGCGAGCGGTTTTCGCTCCATCGTGCCGGTGCCATTGTGTTTGCGCTCTTAGGTATGGCGGTATTAGTGCTGCCTGGGTTGGAAGCGGACGAGGCGGGTGGGCAATTGCCGGGCTATGCGTTAGGGGCGCTTAGCGCGTTGTTAACGGCAGGGGCGCTGCTTACCGTGCGGCGGATTTCACGTACGGAAACGGCAGGTGCTATCGCCTTCTATTTTATACTGGTGTCGTCGCTGGCAGGCCTGGCAACGCTACCGATGGGCTGGGCGGCGCTTAGCCCAGAAGAGTTTGGGTTGCTGGTGTTGTCAGGCCTGTTTGGCGGCGCGGCGCATATCGCGATGACGCTGGCGTTGCGCAATGCGGAAGCATCGCGCTTGGCGCCATTTGAGTATATAGCATTGGTTTGGCCGGTATTGGCGGATTGGGTGTTGTTCGGAATACCTGTCTCTAGTGGTTTCCTACTTGCACTGCCGCTGATGTTAAGCGGCGTGGCACTCGCCGCCATGGAAGGAAGGCGGTTTAGATGGCTTCTTCGACGATAA
- the smpB gene encoding SsrA-binding protein SmpB: MATKKGKSKGPTSNVIAQNKKARFEYHINETFEAGLSLAGWEVKSLRAGKAQLTDTYILIRNGEAWLLGSHIMPLNTASTHEIADPTRTRKLLLHRKEIAKLFSVTQDKGHTCVPLKLYWKRNKVKCELALVTGKKVHDKRATEKDRDWNRQKGRIMREHNKA, from the coding sequence ATGGCCACGAAAAAAGGTAAGAGCAAAGGCCCTACCAGCAACGTTATTGCCCAAAATAAGAAGGCACGCTTTGAGTATCATATCAATGAAACCTTCGAAGCAGGCCTTTCGCTGGCAGGATGGGAAGTCAAAAGCCTTCGCGCGGGCAAGGCACAGCTCACTGACACCTATATTTTAATTCGCAATGGCGAAGCGTGGTTGCTGGGTAGCCATATCATGCCGCTGAATACCGCCAGCACCCATGAAATCGCTGACCCCACGCGCACGCGAAAATTGCTGCTGCATCGCAAAGAAATTGCCAAGCTGTTTTCGGTGACCCAGGACAAGGGCCACACCTGCGTACCACTAAAACTTTACTGGAAGCGTAATAAGGTTAAGTGCGAGCTTGCCTTGGTGACCGGTAAAAAAGTTCACGACAAACGCGCTACTGAAAAAGATCGCGACTGGAATCGCCAGAAAGGCAGAATCATGCGGGAACATAACAAGGCATAG
- a CDS encoding calcium/sodium antiporter, whose translation MLYALSLLAGIGFLTLGGEALIRGAVAGARRAGVSPLLTGLVVVGFGTSAPELVVSIDAAINQQPDIAVGNIVGSNIGNILLILGLCAIICPMTVQPQALRRDGVVMVAASLLFIGLAWGGALGRLDAGLFIAGLVGYLVWAYLSERQQTIPAAEMHTSEADEMTKLPKTGLTIIVALVLGLGLLIGGSQLLLYGAIGLAQAMGISEAVIGLTIVAVGTSLPEMAVSIIAALRRHADVAVGNILGSNIFNILGILGVSAFLQPLPIAARVGAFDQWVMLGAAGILMLFLYTGMRLSRVEGAFLLAGYIVYLALSFSVINAT comes from the coding sequence ATGCTGTACGCCTTGAGCCTTTTAGCAGGCATTGGCTTTTTAACACTGGGCGGCGAAGCGTTAATACGCGGTGCTGTCGCGGGCGCGCGGCGGGCGGGTGTCTCCCCCCTATTGACGGGATTAGTCGTGGTGGGCTTTGGCACGTCGGCCCCAGAACTGGTGGTCTCGATAGACGCAGCGATCAACCAGCAGCCGGATATTGCAGTGGGTAATATCGTGGGCAGCAATATCGGCAATATCCTATTGATTCTGGGCTTGTGCGCAATTATCTGCCCAATGACCGTTCAACCCCAGGCGCTGCGCCGTGATGGCGTCGTCATGGTGGCAGCCAGCTTACTATTTATCGGCTTGGCGTGGGGGGGAGCCCTGGGACGACTGGATGCTGGCCTTTTTATAGCCGGCTTGGTCGGTTATCTCGTTTGGGCATACCTTAGTGAACGCCAACAGACCATACCCGCTGCTGAGATGCATACCTCGGAAGCCGATGAAATGACGAAGCTTCCTAAAACCGGCCTAACCATTATCGTCGCCCTCGTCCTCGGTCTTGGTTTACTGATTGGGGGCTCCCAGTTGTTACTTTATGGTGCCATTGGTTTAGCCCAAGCCATGGGCATTTCAGAAGCAGTGATTGGCCTAACTATCGTGGCTGTGGGCACATCGCTACCGGAAATGGCCGTTTCCATTATTGCCGCCCTGCGTCGACACGCCGATGTCGCCGTGGGAAATATTCTGGGCAGTAATATCTTCAATATTCTCGGCATCTTGGGTGTGTCGGCGTTTCTACAACCGCTGCCCATTGCTGCCCGGGTTGGCGCTTTTGACCAGTGGGTCATGCTCGGAGCAGCCGGCATCCTAATGCTTTTCCTGTATACCGGTATGCGGTTATCACGTGTTGAGGGCGCTTTTTTATTAGCAGGCTATATCGTTTACTTAGCCCTAAGTTTTAGCGTCATTAATGCAACCTAG
- a CDS encoding RnfH family protein: MVDDTFTIEVAFGLPHKQRLVALNVPPGTTARDAVALADLPRLFPELPRETFDDAPLGIFGQALRDPARHNVAPGDRVEVYRPLLIDPKAARRARAKRQASGSGD; encoded by the coding sequence ATGGTCGATGACACCTTCACTATCGAGGTAGCGTTTGGTCTCCCGCACAAACAACGTTTGGTCGCACTCAACGTACCCCCGGGGACGACCGCTCGTGACGCAGTTGCTTTAGCGGATTTGCCGCGTCTATTCCCCGAACTACCTCGCGAGACCTTCGACGATGCGCCACTGGGTATTTTCGGGCAGGCGCTACGCGACCCGGCGCGACATAATGTAGCACCGGGAGATCGGGTTGAGGTGTATCGACCACTGCTTATCGATCCCAAAGCCGCTCGCCGGGCGCGTGCAAAACGCCAAGCGAGCGGGAGCGGCGATTAA
- a CDS encoding type II toxin-antitoxin system RatA family toxin: MPTVNRSALVRHTPKQMFDLVNDFERYPEFLPGCRRARLLEQDDDHLIGEMTLGRAGVEQSVTTRNDLFAPERIEMSLVSGPFKRLKGRWQFIPMGDGACKVSLDMEFEFANRLLGMAFGKLFQQIAGQLVDAFTRRADELHGR, translated from the coding sequence ATGCCAACCGTCAATCGTTCCGCCTTGGTGCGGCACACCCCCAAACAAATGTTCGATCTGGTCAACGACTTCGAGCGCTATCCAGAGTTTTTGCCGGGCTGTCGTCGTGCACGTTTACTTGAGCAAGACGACGATCACTTAATTGGCGAAATGACGCTAGGACGTGCGGGTGTTGAGCAGTCGGTTACCACTCGCAACGATCTCTTTGCCCCAGAGCGTATTGAGATGTCTCTGGTTAGCGGCCCTTTTAAACGTTTAAAAGGGCGCTGGCAGTTTATTCCGATGGGCGATGGCGCCTGTAAGGTGAGCCTGGACATGGAGTTCGAATTTGCCAATCGGCTACTGGGCATGGCATTCGGCAAGCTATTTCAGCAGATTGCCGGGCAGCTTGTTGACGCCTTCACCCGCCGTGCCGACGAGCTCCATGGTCGATGA
- a CDS encoding outer membrane protein assembly factor BamE, with translation MQKLTRIITLSVSIAVISGCSYVGVYKRDIPQGNLVTEEMVDQLQPGMTQEQVTYVMGRPLLEAPFDARQWDYIFRLDKAYSDVEKRRVTLTFDNQGRLVDIDQEGDLSEDIPLEGEDVRGPATDTADPSQTNSEQSQNPAPSSSPSSQP, from the coding sequence ATGCAAAAATTGACTCGAATCATCACGCTCTCCGTCTCCATTGCCGTTATCAGCGGCTGTAGTTACGTTGGCGTGTACAAACGCGACATCCCGCAAGGCAACCTGGTCACTGAGGAAATGGTCGACCAACTGCAACCGGGAATGACCCAGGAACAAGTCACCTATGTCATGGGACGCCCGCTGCTCGAAGCACCCTTCGATGCTCGTCAGTGGGATTATATATTCCGTCTCGATAAAGCTTATAGCGACGTTGAAAAACGGCGCGTTACGCTGACGTTTGACAACCAGGGGCGGCTTGTCGACATTGACCAGGAAGGTGACTTATCAGAAGACATTCCTCTCGAGGGTGAGGACGTTCGTGGACCTGCAACTGACACTGCCGATCCGTCCCAGACGAATAGTGAGCAGTCGCAGAACCCCGCACCTAGTTCCTCACCCAGCTCTCAGCCTTAA